A window of Phragmitibacter flavus contains these coding sequences:
- a CDS encoding DUF6714 family protein produces MTFFTPEARHYFLPGWMRLGIRQPKSAYTDAVIELLLSGGGWDVPRRYTQEQHRAIVSFLDLIRTRYADRGDEELEAVWRCWTEPEGDTEIEDSEQPVQGNTY; encoded by the coding sequence ATGACCTTCTTTACGCCCGAGGCTCGACATTATTTTCTCCCAGGGTGGATGAGGCTTGGCATCCGGCAACCCAAGTCGGCTTACACCGACGCTGTGATAGAGCTTCTCCTCAGTGGTGGGGGGTGGGATGTTCCTCGACGCTACACCCAGGAGCAGCATCGAGCTATCGTCAGCTTCCTCGACCTGATACGGACTCGCTATGCTGACCGTGGCGACGAAGAACTAGAGGCGGTCTGGAGATGCTGGACTGAACCCGAAGGAGACACCGAAATCGAAGACTCCGAACAACCCGTGCAAGGCAACACCTACTAG
- a CDS encoding beta strand repeat-containing protein has translation MSRHLSNSQARSLGGALLLLILLHLAPNIHAQTATWNGLGPTDNWSESTNWTGTPPTASSSLAYTFGGTTRLTPFNDLASLTANGITFSAGAGAFTLSGTAITLAGNITNSSSNLQTIDLNLAFSDATQRTVNSGSTTANLTISGDISGTGGIIKTGAGTLTLSGNNTFDGNLNINAGILRATSNTAFGSTIGTTTVANGTRIDLDTTAGDLTITGETLSLTGNGGDNNGALRASGGNTATWTGAVSISSGNGANRLGAIGNNSTLNISGTITGTGDLAIRTDGNSGKVILSGTNNSWGNTYAVVGTVQLSGGNNRLPATTVLEIGNGTNVAFAAVDLNGTSQTLGGLRTAGTTMGQTLTNTDLVNLSTLTLNNNTDYTFGSNAASGTGLINGNLEFIKTGTGTFTMQGTSSNTYTGQTLINGGTLVLNKATAGTLAINGPITIGDGTGQDILRLGQSQQIADTSLITLNGTGPNAGIFQLNSFAETIGGLDGTGIIENNNVGTGTLTLRFTVPAVPDITQTYAGILRDGDGIGDDGTLALTLAKTGAGSGLGTLVLTNTNTYSGQTNVGANTVLRITNADALGTGGTTANGTIVADTGRVELTGGITVASETITINGSGGNPSSMGALRSIGGGNQINTWAGNIILGSGNGGGTNGTRVGATNSTTLLLLGQISDLGNNFDLGIRSEGLSGIVAIGGSATNTWRNTFIVVGTTRLEDNHDRLPTNTIVTLGNSSNAAATELNLNGYHQTIAGLSDAGTGTSMSNVVTNRDTTTASTLTLNNSTDQTYGATSNNSLITGNLALIKTGTARQTLGSANTYTGATTVNNGILEVGTGGTASARDNGRTGNNLATNLLTVIDSGLLIGTGTIAGTATTTHLVGPGGTIAPGDYLSSASADPTSIGTLDINGNLNAIGGAINLQIGGTLITDNTLAALTPGTLDYQNHITANITTWENSTNGTTRGEHDLLNISGQLSLSGDSLVTVSLFGDGYSPQAGDIFDVLDWTNTLGGSGFNVGTNLRSGGTGGGDLLLANLNGGLLWDVSQFSTHGILIVVVVPEPTRALLLTLSLSALLSRRRR, from the coding sequence ATGTCACGCCACTTATCCAACTCCCAGGCACGAAGCCTCGGCGGCGCACTCCTGCTGCTGATCCTCCTCCATCTCGCCCCCAACATCCACGCCCAAACCGCCACTTGGAACGGCCTTGGCCCAACCGACAACTGGTCCGAATCCACCAACTGGACCGGCACCCCGCCCACAGCATCCAGCAGCCTCGCCTACACCTTTGGCGGCACCACCCGCCTCACCCCTTTCAACGACCTCGCCAGCCTCACCGCCAATGGCATCACCTTCAGCGCCGGTGCCGGAGCCTTCACCCTCAGCGGCACCGCCATCACCCTTGCCGGCAACATCACCAACAGCAGCAGCAACCTGCAAACCATCGACCTCAACCTCGCTTTCTCCGACGCCACCCAGCGCACCGTCAACAGCGGCAGCACCACCGCCAACCTCACCATCAGCGGCGACATCAGCGGCACCGGAGGCATCATCAAAACCGGCGCAGGCACCCTCACCCTGTCCGGCAACAACACCTTCGACGGCAACCTCAACATCAACGCCGGCATCCTCAGAGCCACCAGCAACACCGCCTTCGGCAGCACCATCGGCACCACCACCGTCGCCAATGGCACCCGTATCGACCTCGACACCACCGCGGGCGACCTCACCATCACCGGAGAAACCCTTTCCCTCACCGGCAATGGCGGCGACAACAACGGTGCCCTGCGCGCCAGCGGCGGCAACACCGCCACCTGGACCGGAGCCGTCAGCATCTCCTCCGGCAACGGCGCCAACCGCCTCGGTGCCATCGGCAACAACTCCACCCTCAACATCAGCGGCACCATCACCGGCACCGGCGACCTCGCCATCCGCACCGACGGCAACAGCGGCAAAGTCATCCTCTCCGGCACCAACAACTCCTGGGGCAACACCTACGCCGTGGTCGGCACCGTCCAGCTCTCCGGCGGCAACAACCGCCTCCCCGCCACCACCGTCCTCGAAATCGGCAACGGCACCAACGTCGCCTTCGCCGCCGTCGACCTCAACGGCACCAGCCAGACCCTCGGCGGCCTGCGCACCGCCGGCACCACCATGGGCCAGACCCTCACCAACACCGACCTCGTCAACCTCTCCACCCTCACCCTCAACAACAACACCGACTACACCTTCGGCTCCAACGCCGCCAGCGGCACCGGCCTCATCAACGGCAACCTCGAATTCATCAAAACCGGCACCGGCACCTTCACCATGCAGGGCACCAGCAGCAACACCTACACCGGCCAGACCCTCATCAACGGCGGCACCCTCGTCCTCAACAAAGCCACCGCCGGCACCCTCGCCATCAACGGACCCATCACCATCGGCGACGGCACCGGACAAGACATCCTCCGCCTCGGCCAAAGCCAGCAAATCGCCGACACCTCCCTCATCACCCTCAACGGCACCGGCCCCAACGCTGGCATCTTCCAGCTCAACAGCTTCGCCGAAACCATCGGCGGACTCGACGGCACCGGCATCATCGAAAACAACAACGTCGGCACCGGCACGCTCACCCTCCGCTTCACCGTCCCAGCCGTCCCCGACATCACCCAAACCTACGCCGGCATCCTGCGCGATGGCGACGGCATCGGCGACGACGGCACCCTCGCCCTCACCCTCGCCAAAACCGGCGCTGGCAGCGGCCTCGGCACCCTCGTCCTCACCAACACCAACACCTACTCCGGCCAAACCAACGTCGGTGCCAACACCGTTCTGCGCATCACCAACGCCGACGCCCTCGGCACCGGCGGCACCACCGCCAACGGCACCATCGTCGCCGACACCGGACGCGTCGAACTCACCGGCGGCATCACCGTCGCCAGCGAAACCATCACCATCAATGGCTCAGGCGGCAACCCCAGCAGCATGGGAGCCCTCCGTTCCATCGGCGGCGGCAACCAGATCAACACCTGGGCTGGCAACATCATCCTCGGCTCCGGCAACGGCGGCGGCACCAACGGCACCCGCGTCGGCGCCACCAACAGCACCACCCTCCTCCTCCTCGGCCAGATCTCCGACCTCGGCAACAACTTCGACCTCGGCATCCGCAGCGAAGGCCTCAGCGGCATTGTCGCCATCGGCGGCAGCGCCACCAACACCTGGCGCAACACCTTCATCGTCGTCGGCACCACCCGCCTCGAAGACAACCACGACCGCCTCCCCACCAACACCATCGTCACCCTCGGCAACAGCTCCAATGCCGCTGCCACCGAGCTCAACCTCAACGGCTACCATCAAACCATCGCAGGCCTCTCCGACGCCGGCACCGGCACCAGCATGAGCAACGTCGTCACCAACCGCGACACCACCACCGCCTCCACCCTCACCCTCAACAACAGCACCGACCAAACCTACGGGGCCACCTCCAACAACAGCCTCATCACCGGCAACCTCGCCCTCATCAAAACCGGCACCGCCCGCCAAACCCTCGGCAGCGCCAACACCTACACCGGTGCCACCACCGTCAACAACGGCATCCTCGAAGTCGGCACCGGCGGCACCGCCAGCGCCCGCGACAACGGTCGAACCGGCAACAACCTCGCCACCAACCTCCTCACCGTCATCGACAGCGGCCTGCTCATCGGCACCGGCACCATCGCCGGCACCGCCACCACCACCCACCTCGTCGGACCCGGCGGCACCATCGCCCCCGGCGACTACCTCAGCTCCGCCAGCGCCGACCCCACCAGCATCGGCACCCTCGACATCAACGGCAACCTCAACGCCATCGGCGGAGCCATCAACCTTCAAATTGGCGGCACCCTCATCACCGACAACACCCTCGCCGCCCTCACCCCCGGCACTCTTGACTACCAAAACCACATCACCGCCAACATTACCACTTGGGAAAACTCCACCAACGGCACCACCCGCGGCGAACACGATCTCCTCAACATCTCCGGTCAGCTCAGCCTCAGCGGAGACTCCCTCGTCACCGTCTCCCTCTTCGGCGACGGCTACTCCCCCCAAGCCGGCGACATCTTCGACGTCCTCGACTGGACCAACACCCTCGGCGGCAGCGGCTTCAACGTCGGCACCAACCTCCGCAGCGGCGGCACCGGCGGCGGCGACCTCCTCCTCGCCAACCTCAACGGCGGCCTGCTTTGGGACGTCTCCCAATTCAGCACCCACGGCATTCTCATCGTCGTCGTCGTCCCCGAACCCACCCGCGCCCTGCTGCTCACCCTCTCCCTAAGCGCCCTGCTTTCCCGCCGCCGTCGTTGA
- a CDS encoding tyrosine-type recombinase/integrase → MSGKKALHPLKIRLFRLISLSFVSIHNRMPRSSQHSRKPIYRKRFGGVTISVQRCKKPGYEAIAVIRRDGAILEQKYCGTQAEGKALGEKWAIGAGNLGAEVAASVSESEQRRFLEHKNSLAPFGKTVCDAVRFYLEHLRAKHSSRMIEDVVDALLIKKQKKKVSKRYQEDLQNRLTRFQTSFAGREIAEIEKSEVEEWLESLNVEPVTYNNYRRLLNVLWSFAHDQQWAQGNIITRIDPRNVKAEPPGILSVESVRKILQAADVAAVPYLSIAFFGGLRDAELKRLAWKDVNFHTKHIRIRATVAKGGRERLVPLSSNLQAWLEPYKDTQGLIAPSNLRTLLDRAKQKAKLVEWPHDATRHSFGTYEMARTRDIGTVSEIMGNSPAVVKRHYQAAVQFDLGDEYFSIFPSPERLVQEKR, encoded by the coding sequence TTGAGTGGGAAGAAAGCTTTGCATCCTCTTAAAATCCGCTTATTTCGTTTGATTTCATTATCTTTCGTTTCTATTCATAATCGGATGCCTCGAAGTAGTCAACATTCTCGAAAACCCATTTATAGAAAGCGATTCGGTGGTGTGACGATATCCGTCCAACGCTGTAAAAAGCCTGGATATGAAGCAATCGCTGTGATCCGTAGAGATGGCGCAATCTTGGAGCAAAAATATTGCGGAACTCAGGCAGAAGGGAAGGCTTTGGGAGAGAAGTGGGCTATTGGAGCAGGGAATTTGGGTGCTGAGGTTGCAGCATCCGTTTCGGAAAGTGAGCAAAGACGTTTTCTGGAGCACAAAAATTCGCTGGCACCGTTTGGGAAAACTGTTTGCGATGCAGTTCGATTCTATCTTGAGCATCTGCGTGCAAAGCATTCTTCGCGGATGATTGAGGATGTCGTAGATGCACTACTAATAAAAAAGCAGAAGAAAAAGGTGAGCAAACGCTATCAAGAGGATCTGCAAAATCGGCTGACACGATTTCAAACCAGTTTTGCTGGAAGGGAAATTGCTGAAATTGAAAAGTCAGAAGTTGAAGAGTGGCTTGAATCTTTAAATGTAGAGCCCGTAACGTATAACAATTACAGACGCCTCCTTAATGTATTGTGGTCCTTTGCCCACGATCAACAGTGGGCGCAAGGCAACATTATCACACGAATCGATCCTAGAAATGTAAAAGCAGAGCCACCGGGAATTCTCAGCGTGGAAAGCGTGCGTAAAATTTTGCAGGCCGCCGACGTGGCCGCTGTTCCTTATCTTAGCATTGCGTTTTTCGGCGGTCTCCGAGATGCCGAGCTGAAGCGGCTTGCATGGAAGGACGTGAATTTCCATACGAAGCATATTAGGATTAGAGCTACTGTTGCAAAGGGGGGTAGGGAGCGACTGGTGCCACTCAGTTCCAACCTCCAGGCGTGGCTGGAACCATACAAGGATACACAAGGCTTGATTGCACCATCGAACCTGCGAACGCTTCTTGATCGAGCCAAGCAGAAAGCCAAATTGGTGGAATGGCCACATGACGCTACGAGGCACAGTTTCGGGACTTATGAGATGGCCAGAACCCGGGACATTGGAACGGTATCGGAGATAATGGGAAATTCTCCCGCAGTGGTGAAGCGCCACTATCAGGCAGCGGTTCAGTTCGACCTCGGAGACGAATATTTCAGTATCTTTCCCTCTCCTGAGCGCCTTGTGCAGGAGAAGCGTTAG
- a CDS encoding Type 1 glutamine amidotransferase-like domain-containing protein: protein MHLYLSSFLIGDQGHKLAELARGKTALLVSNALDSSNNSEHLRLKMEREIGLLADLGIPAETLDLRDYFTSQDILSEKLDAAGMLWVVGGNTFLLRKAMHLSGLDRLLHGKVDDEDFLYGGYSAGICVLSPSLRGIHLADEPESQSNGYEHPTIWEGLGIIDYYIVPHYRCDHFESESMETVVDYYRENDLPYRAIPDGEVILDTSHKTENKTLDSTAGNAPV from the coding sequence ATGCATCTCTACCTCTCATCTTTTCTTATCGGCGATCAAGGCCACAAGCTCGCGGAGCTCGCCCGAGGGAAGACGGCTCTGTTGGTTTCTAACGCGCTTGATTCCTCGAATAATTCCGAGCATCTCAGGCTCAAAATGGAGCGAGAGATTGGCCTGCTGGCTGACCTCGGAATTCCTGCAGAGACCTTGGATCTCCGGGACTATTTCACTTCCCAAGACATCCTATCTGAGAAGCTCGATGCAGCTGGTATGTTGTGGGTGGTCGGGGGGAACACCTTCTTGCTACGTAAGGCGATGCATCTCAGCGGACTCGACCGATTGCTCCATGGTAAGGTTGACGACGAGGACTTCCTCTACGGCGGCTACAGCGCTGGTATTTGTGTTCTTTCCCCTTCACTGAGAGGCATTCATCTGGCTGATGAACCGGAATCTCAATCCAACGGATATGAGCACCCCACAATATGGGAAGGACTTGGTATCATTGATTACTATATTGTGCCTCACTACCGATGTGACCACTTTGAATCAGAAAGCATGGAGACTGTCGTGGATTACTACCGTGAGAATGATCTTCCATATCGAGCAATTCCGGATGGCGAAGTCATCCTTGATACATCTCACAAGACAGAGAACAAGACGCTCGATTCAACGGCGGGCAACGCTCCAGTTTGA
- a CDS encoding GNAT family N-acetyltransferase, translating to MKIETERLILRPFSWEDIDDEFSIVGDSETMSFYAKPYTRDEVAKIVSKNIRTFKDSGYGLFSVIEKETGSYVGDCGITLQIIDGEEELEVGFRIRKECWGRGFAPEAARAMIQYGFEKLKLEKLYSYMAKDHHQSRRTAEKAGMTLEKEYRNPRNRDIITTVYSISNRDEQGSGGEG from the coding sequence ATGAAAATCGAAACCGAGAGACTAATTCTGCGCCCTTTCTCTTGGGAGGATATCGACGACGAATTCAGCATCGTGGGCGACTCTGAGACAATGTCCTTTTACGCAAAGCCTTACACGAGAGATGAGGTTGCGAAGATAGTTTCCAAGAACATCCGAACATTCAAAGACTCAGGATATGGTCTGTTTTCGGTGATCGAGAAAGAGACTGGCAGCTATGTGGGAGACTGTGGAATCACGCTCCAGATAATCGACGGCGAAGAAGAATTAGAAGTCGGATTCAGAATCCGAAAAGAATGTTGGGGCCGGGGTTTTGCGCCAGAGGCAGCGCGTGCGATGATCCAATATGGATTTGAGAAACTAAAACTCGAGAAACTCTACAGCTACATGGCTAAGGATCACCATCAATCGAGGAGGACAGCCGAAAAAGCAGGGATGACCCTAGAAAAAGAATATCGGAATCCGAGAAATCGAGATATCATCACAACAGTCTACTCAATCTCCAACAGGGACGAACAAGGCAGTGGTGGCGAGGGCTAG
- a CDS encoding 2'-5' RNA ligase family protein produces the protein MLLCLAYPRLSEADTKLISSFRREHDKKYVDVVDAHWTMIFPGSSEGISQNDLERHIQAVAEDSAAVDFTCRYALVYDDDGCDDYYIFLVPDEGFSGISLLHDRLYGDFMRPKLRLDIPYVPHIGVATSKDREELYELATEWNRKGHEISGTIDELTLSSYDGGQVADLKRFPLKKRREQAAPSDH, from the coding sequence ATGCTACTCTGCCTCGCATATCCCCGGCTTTCTGAAGCCGACACCAAACTGATCAGCAGCTTCCGGCGTGAACACGACAAGAAATATGTGGACGTAGTTGATGCACATTGGACGATGATCTTTCCGGGCTCGTCGGAAGGAATCTCTCAAAACGACTTGGAGCGTCACATTCAAGCCGTCGCCGAAGACAGTGCAGCCGTGGATTTCACCTGCCGTTACGCTTTGGTGTATGACGATGACGGATGCGATGACTACTACATTTTCCTTGTGCCTGATGAAGGATTTTCGGGAATAAGCCTTTTACACGATCGGCTTTATGGCGATTTCATGCGTCCCAAGCTGAGATTGGACATTCCTTATGTGCCCCACATCGGAGTTGCCACGAGCAAGGATCGTGAAGAGCTTTACGAGCTAGCTACCGAATGGAACCGCAAAGGGCATGAGATCAGCGGCACAATTGACGAGCTTACCCTTTCTTCCTATGACGGAGGTCAAGTTGCGGATTTGAAGCGCTTCCCCCTGAAAAAGAGGAGAGAACAAGCCGCGCCAAGCGACCACTAG
- a CDS encoding antitoxin, translating into MIKTQVQLPDELYHTAKAIAEQREWSLAEVVRRGIEHMALAYPVRPASKAWQLPMLKEGQFRPDFDQIDFKALAESDELRESE; encoded by the coding sequence ATGATCAAAACGCAAGTGCAGCTTCCGGATGAGCTCTATCATACTGCGAAAGCAATTGCTGAGCAGCGGGAGTGGTCGTTGGCGGAGGTGGTGCGTCGTGGCATTGAACACATGGCGCTGGCGTATCCTGTCAGGCCAGCCAGCAAGGCGTGGCAACTGCCGATGTTGAAGGAGGGGCAATTTCGGCCAGACTTTGATCAAATCGATTTCAAGGCACTGGCCGAAAGCGATGAGCTCAGAGAAAGTGAGTGA
- a CDS encoding DUF6228 family protein, translated as MEAVIKSSVGRRHLRFHDIDGDYFRVTVEGDGPQVTKGIWAYTDSSGVADLFESCAKDWTGWTDERCWESIEGDLRLEVFSSRTGQVTIRVRVRDTGGFEGWDVQVPVFTEAGALDDISRQCRRFFG; from the coding sequence TTGGAAGCAGTCATCAAATCCAGCGTCGGCAGAAGGCATCTGCGATTCCACGACATTGATGGCGATTATTTTCGCGTGACCGTTGAGGGCGACGGACCTCAAGTCACCAAGGGGATTTGGGCCTACACGGACTCTTCGGGCGTTGCAGATCTTTTCGAGTCTTGCGCTAAGGATTGGACTGGATGGACTGATGAGCGATGTTGGGAGTCCATTGAAGGTGACCTCCGCTTGGAGGTTTTCTCTTCACGAACAGGGCAAGTGACGATTAGAGTTCGTGTTCGAGATACAGGCGGATTTGAAGGCTGGGACGTTCAAGTGCCAGTTTTTACTGAAGCCGGAGCCTTGGACGATATTTCCAGACAGTGTCGTAGGTTTTTCGGATAA
- a CDS encoding DUF4034 domain-containing protein, whose amino-acid sequence MACIALLSACDSRDSNDRPRSGSKPKVIAENIDQEEALEALRLQPVTDPVAEKVEAYRKKLAEHFYAQKFDELEKEASAARASKEVFGNGSWKIAQFYRAFERKNRDAQGIWNVTEDTLNAWLKAFPNSLTARIAYADFLTDYAWHARGTGYADTVTPEGWRLMGQRLSKADEVLAEARQLAVPEKEKDPVLHLVALRVALGKGPDKPAWDKIVVEGRAAEPTFWDYDVARAYSLLPRWYGEPGEWEAFASEAAERPDGPGVEVYARIVMHMLDFHKNVFKNSKASWPKTKEGLDILLKKYPDSLELLSYAAMLATNAYDNASAKVYFGELGDRYLEKSTVWPSKESFVHYRKWARTGKW is encoded by the coding sequence TTGGCTTGCATCGCCCTTCTCTCCGCCTGCGATTCCCGCGACTCCAATGACCGACCTCGAAGCGGTTCAAAGCCCAAGGTCATTGCCGAGAACATTGATCAGGAAGAGGCGCTTGAAGCCCTTCGCCTCCAGCCCGTCACTGATCCCGTTGCGGAGAAGGTCGAAGCCTATCGCAAGAAATTGGCCGAACACTTCTACGCTCAGAAGTTCGATGAGTTGGAAAAGGAAGCTTCCGCCGCCCGCGCCAGCAAGGAAGTCTTTGGCAATGGCTCATGGAAAATCGCTCAGTTCTATCGGGCCTTCGAGCGAAAGAACCGGGACGCCCAGGGAATCTGGAACGTCACTGAGGACACGCTCAACGCCTGGCTCAAGGCATTTCCGAACTCTCTCACCGCCCGCATCGCCTATGCCGATTTCCTCACCGACTACGCCTGGCATGCACGCGGCACTGGGTATGCCGACACCGTGACCCCTGAGGGCTGGAGACTGATGGGGCAACGTCTCTCGAAAGCCGATGAGGTCCTTGCCGAAGCGCGCCAGCTGGCGGTGCCAGAGAAAGAAAAAGATCCTGTCCTACACCTTGTCGCTCTGCGTGTGGCACTTGGCAAAGGTCCCGATAAACCCGCCTGGGATAAAATTGTCGTTGAGGGCCGAGCGGCGGAGCCCACCTTCTGGGACTACGATGTCGCCCGTGCTTATTCACTGCTGCCTCGCTGGTATGGGGAGCCAGGGGAGTGGGAAGCCTTTGCTTCCGAAGCCGCTGAGCGCCCGGATGGTCCCGGCGTCGAGGTCTATGCCCGCATCGTGATGCACATGCTGGACTTCCATAAAAACGTGTTTAAAAACTCCAAAGCCTCCTGGCCCAAGACCAAGGAAGGGCTCGACATCCTGCTCAAAAAATACCCCGATTCCTTGGAACTCCTCAGTTACGCCGCGATGCTGGCCACCAATGCCTACGACAATGCCTCTGCCAAAGTCTACTTTGGTGAACTCGGCGACCGCTATCTGGAAAAAAGCACCGTCTGGCCCTCCAAGGAAAGTTTCGTGCACTACCGTAAATGGGCCCGCACCGGTAAGTGGTAG